Genomic segment of Candidatus Neomarinimicrobiota bacterium:
GGCCATGAGTGAAATGGCTTGCGCCGCCTGTCATGATATTCATGCGGTTCCTCCAACGGCAAACTTATTGACATCAGATGAAAATACACTGTGTTTGAGTTGTCACGATGGCTCAGCAGATTCAGATCAAGAAGTAGCCAGTGAAACGGATCTGGAAGCTGTCTTTGACAAGACCTTCAGTCACCCCATCAGATGGAATTCACCCGGAGTCGCTCAAGCTGAACCCATGGATAATTGGAGTTCAGGTCTGGCTGGAGACCGCTCTGTTAGCTGTAGTGATTGTCACAATCCTCATGCTGCCTCAGATCATACACACTCACCTTTTATTGATGGTTCCCAAATTTACGTGCCTGGAGTTGACAGTCGGGGTTTCTCCAAAGCAATTTCTGATTATGAGTATGAGACCTGCTATAAATGTCATGGTATGAATCAGAATGCCACATTTGGGAACAACGTCGGTCTTTTATTTGCCCGAACCAATATGAGCTTTCATCCTATTGAAGCTCCTGGTAACAATCCATTTGTACCAAGCCTGAAACCGGAATGGAGTGAACAATCCATGCTCCAGTGTTCTGATTGTCATGGCAATGACGATCCGCTTGGAACCAAAGGTCCTCATGGATCGAATATCCCCCACATATTGAAAGCCTCCTATACTGATTTTCCTTTTGCCAGCCTGGAAGAGAACCAACTCTGTTTCAGATGTCATGAGGAGCAACGGGTGGTTCAAAGCAATGGTTTCAAATTTCATCAACTTCATATACAGGATGCTGGATACGCCTGTTCGGCTTGTCACGACCCCCATGGGAGTATTGAATATCCAGGCTTGATTGATCTTAATGCCAGTTTTAT
This window contains:
- a CDS encoding cytochrome c3 family protein yields the protein MIIRTCLTVLVLAFAVCGQIEQELLEKSKIAFTPHNFFGKDALAGSDSTVQDYTLCRQCHTPSKMAPVEALWYRKEAIKDFNVEKVVDSGAGELLPAEANSRSCLFCHDGSMAPGFHHRQTSPHQQVSLLGGDGLRNKNHNLHLFAFPENDLETHLPSSDSPLVISETGAITCVTCHDPHNNERGDFLRIEAEASQICFDCHEMANWELSTHGNPADPRFSAMSEMACAACHDIHAVPPTANLLTSDENTLCLSCHDGSADSDQEVASETDLEAVFDKTFSHPIRWNSPGVAQAEPMDNWSSGLAGDRSVSCSDCHNPHAASDHTHSPFIDGSQIYVPGVDSRGFSKAISDYEYETCYKCHGMNQNATFGNNVGLLFARTNMSFHPIEAPGNNPFVPSLKPEWSEQSMLQCSDCHGNDDPLGTKGPHGSNIPHILKASYTDFPFASLEENQLCFRCHEEQRVVQSNGFKFHQLHIQDAGYACSACHDPHGSIEYPGLIDLNASFIQPLNGVLAVVRTEPGHGSCTLRCHDKAHPSQSY